GAAAATAGTTTTGTTTGTGCCTCAGCCTTGTTTCTCTGCATGGTTGATTATGGTTCGCTCAACAAAGATCAACACactgaaatatgaaaatgatgCAGGTGCTATATCTTCaggttttaagttttatttttaatatataaatgtcaattataaaacaatagttAACCCAAAACACAATGATTGCTAGTTAAGGTTAAATGATATAATTTATTATGAACTTTACTTTTAGTGTAaagttcattaaaatatcttgGCTGCTTAGAAAAAAGCGACCTGTCTCAGTCCCttgatcattaattattattattataactatcaCAAATTTTTAGCTTCAGTTTGTTTACAGATATGCAACTTCCAGTGAAATTCATCCCTACCTAaggtttatcaaaaaaaaaaatatatatatatatataaataatatattaaaatttataatatatatatatatatatatatatatatatatatatatatatatatatataatatatatatatataatataatatatatatatatatatatatatatatataatatatataaaaaataaataaataaatatataagaaaaaatatatacacacacacactatattattattaaaggtttATCAAATTGTATTTTGGTAAAGACAAGACTcagttttaaagattatttttgcacgcaacatttttattttgtttagttaaaaAATGTTAGTGTAGCGTTAAAATGTATCCGCATGTGTGCTGATGTGTTACAgatacttttgtttttgttccacgtttcagagaatttattcttaaaaattcaattgattttataaaaatatgcttTAATAAAGGTTTCtgacattttcatgttttatgtacACAAATAGGGGTATGCTgatatcaaatttttttttgtaatggttttatgACGCATgtatacggtattatcacagTTGAAATGTATTggccataatacagtataacagatttaataacttttaacaaaaataactgaatatttagATTCAATaaggcaatacagaaaaatatctaAAGTTAAACGTTTTACatagattaaagtgcaaaagaactataaagaccaacaGGTACTTTACAataagttaacattagttaaccttagttaatgtattaacgtTCACAATGAGCATTAGATAAATTTGTTCCCGAAGTTataaatctttgttaaaaaatacaagtgtTAATCTATGTtggctcattaaataacacagctgcaactttagattttaacaacatgttattaaatatcgAAATACCTAAGATTTATGAacgttcagaagaatttttcattgacagttaatgttaactaatgaattaactaatgttgagtgaattaattaatgaagccCTAATGGAAAGTGTGAACAAAAACTTTCAAACATATCTAAGGGCGTGCTGTAGTTCAgattatgatgtaaaaaaaaaaaaaagtttgaaaatgaataaccaatcaagtctaaatatttaagtatttagtgttgtgatgaacaccatagcaaatccacaaatctgaatggctatttaaattatttaaatatgttgctGCTtcatttatggggtttccagggtagaGGCTGCATTTCCTTCAGTTTAGCACCATCCTCTGTCAGAGAGTGAaagtgctttcattcagcgcgtctctcagtgttcctccatgtgcttctcatgcgtgcttgcttgtttacatcagagagcACACacgtctttcaagcagcataaagcggtgttgtgcattttgagcagctgatattcttaaaatgcatcccaaattcggaataatttataatgtataattattcatggtatttagaagtgcccactgTAACAATATCAttcatattcattaccgtgatatatcggTGTTCTATATTCAGATACCAACACGATTAAGACAATTGACTACTCTGATTAAGAATCTAGAATGTaaacatttgttgttttttttgattaCCTTAATCCAGCTAAAGTCATACTCGAAGTAAACACAAATCGAATTAAGACAGTTGGAGTATTCCTGTTTTAGTCGCATTATTGAAGTGCAGTATAGACATGTACACATCTTAatgtgcccctattatggatttttgaaaatgacctttcatgcagtgtgtaacacagctctaagtgcaGAAAAAACATCTTGCAAAGTCTAAAATTGAACTGTGTGTACAGTTATTGTCTGTCAAAAGAAAGTCGACTCCAAGTCATGAAAACGAGtcgttttttttaaaacaaaattttgaACTCTTTCaagttgacgtcaacatgaaacatggCATATTTATGCCCAACcagacatgggggtgagtaaattatcaggacatttttattttgaaagtggagtaattcttttaaaaactgttgcTGTCATGTACTCTGTACTGTAGCATGCAAAATACGTATTTAGTTGTGCGTGTTGTGTCAAAGtctctttaagacaagtcatgtaACTCAGCGGTCATCTTTGTATGGGGAAACATCAGATTCTCCAAAACAGTCACCTAAGCTTAAGATTAaacttcatatttgaaatcaccaaagaaatctgatAACAACTGTGTCATAACTGTTGTTTCTCTTGCTCAAATAGcgttataaaaagcttattttttcagGCTAGATCAACCAGTGCACATGCAGCCTCTGCAACTCTGACGGCAGATGCAGTGACGTGCTGACTTAGCTAGCGGCCATTGAgggttgcatttttccccattcagaactatacgagtgacatgtcttgggtattctatattCTTTGGTTGTGCTCAGCGCAGCATGTAGGTTTCCGTCTTACTGGCTAACAGCAGTATCTGTTCGCTCGCAATTGTCTAATTGGGTGTTTACCACCTAGCTGTGGACTAAGTAATGGTGATGGACATTCTGTTACTGACGTgcgctgcacacacacagcagtggtcAACCACTTGACAGCTAACAAAACAGACTTCAAGCAAGAAGGCTCATTTTTAACTTGAAAATTTTAGCTttcataaaactaaaaatgaaacacCCAAAACTGTATAGTACCGAAGACAAACTGTATGCTTATACGTGAAATTCTGGTGGGAACGTCGGATGGCATGACATGGGAACGTAATTATGTGTGCCATTAATCTATGTACTGTAAAAAGGGGAACATGAAAGGAATATTCTAAAAGCAACACAATGTAAATACCTTAATCATAATACTGTCTCATTTAGAATAAGgtaaataatttgattattattgCTGATGTCCATGTAAACGTACCGTATACTGTATCTCAGGTCTTTCCTTTTAAGTTTGCATGAGTCGAAAGTTGGAATAGAatattaactctttccctgccagtcGAGGTCagtgattttctgttttattctagcttaatgcattcttttttttttttttttttttaatcaacacttGAATAAAGGTTAGTttcataaaaatgcttaattttgagcaaaaagctgagaaaattgCATTTTTGCCAAAAACTATATCTGGATAATACCCtattatcaaagcataaatccagtaaatcgcttccatcaacacctccaaagcttgcacaAACATATACTGCTGCTGATGATTGCATCATTTTTATTATGCATCCGTTTACCTAAGAGATCACTAGTTTTTTTCCACTAGTGtttttcagaagatgtgtaatagcgcccccaagtgtataacagtgaaatcACAAAAAGCTGTAAAAACTCGTCAGTGGCGGGGAAAGAGATAAACAGAAGGATGggttttattttagtgtacttCCTCTCTCACTCGTAGCAAACTATGGTTCGAGTGGTTAAAAATATTCTGCCCATGCTATCAGACTGCATCACACTGACGTAATCGGAGAAGGAACTTTGTTCCAAAGTGGaagtacattttcagattttgattaaggaatacaaagacaatttttattaaattaaattgcacgGATTAGTTTTACCAGAAGACTAGCAATGTGCGCAAACAAAGTGCATAgcatcaattttgatttcatgtgaagTCACTCTTTGAGattatttttaaccatttaatcATTCTCCAGACAAATTACGACTAATCCTAAACACAAGCAATAATACTACTGCTTGATCTACGTGCTGCTAACAGACTTGGCTAATGGGGATTTTTTTCTGATGGGAAGTACTGACAAAAATTTTAGGACATGATTAGttcacattttttaataacaTGGCACAATTTACATAACACAAGTTTAACTGAGGAGCATGCTGTCGCCTCACCCTTTTTTGTACATGATCTAGAAAGGACTTAATTTTTTACGTACATGATAAACAGCAAAAAAGTTTCTTACAATCTCTTTGCAATACATATTGACTACCCACTACTGCTTCAGTGGACATTTGAATGATTGATAAAAAAAGagagtaaattaaatgaaaaaaaataaaataacactgcacaACAGCTGATTTTCACAGAGTTTAAAAGCGCACAACTATCCCTCCAATGGACTACTAAAATAGATCTCTgctcaataaaaacaaacagtTCATAGCTTACAACTTACGTTATCATTGTGTAGATACACAATGTGTAGATAACACTTTAATACACAGTTAGACCAATAGAGAATTGTCCTGCTTTCGTTTCTCGTGACATGATGGGATGTGTTGTAATTTTGCAATCTTTTTAAAAttgccagaattttcatttagaGGTAATTAATTCAGAGAATTTTGTTTTGTTAGCTTCTTGGAACACTGGTGTATTTGTAAGGATTGTCAACACAGATCTTTATAGCTTGAATAACAAAAGCATGTTTCTGGATTAAAAGTTAGGGAACATGTTTGTCAGATGTGCGAGTAAAACTCTTGTGTAATGTTTCTCATTTGTGAGCATGTACTGTTGAGAATGAGAGGATTCAGTAGAGACTGGTTGTACTATAGAGGAGAGAAAAAGTGATACAGAGAGAAAACCCACGCATGAGTTGCATAGTTGAAAGAAGGGATGTGGTCTCTTGGACAATATGATCTTTCCAAACTATTAATATGCAGCATTAAACTAAAACCAGAGACTGTGCACTCGCTCTCATTTTGATCACTGCCCACTATGTACAGAATTTCAAAGTAAAGCTTTCATAACACCCATTTGCATATTTgtaccttattttttttttcctcaaggagAGAAACACATCGACTTTCCACATATCTACAAGTTCTGCCTTTTTGCAATGTATTGAGGTACCTGTACATTCCAAGACCATTTTCCCATGTTGGAGATCTAGCGCTTGTCCAATTGCTCAAGATCAGTGGACTGTACATTTAAGAATAAACAGCAATGAACAGGATAAAAGAGCATGAAAAATCTCAGTCTTTTGTACAAAAGCAAAacgcaaaaaaactaaaacaatcaaTAATGCACAATCTATACACAGATATGATACAGCCTCAAGTGCTTGCTTTTGAGATCCATTTCAGTCCATCAGGGGTCTCACCGTGCCTcgatgtctttgtgtgtgtgtgaagggggtCTGTCTCTAATGTCAGTGCCGAGTGGGGTAGTCCGTCTGGGAGACGTGGAACGCGCTCCTAGGGTTGGGATAAGAGGGGGTGGGGCACTGAGTGATGCTGTGGGAGGGGTTTTGTTGAGGATTCCGTTCTGGGCAGCTATGGCAGAGGAGGGGCTAACACGGGGgtagtgcatgctgggaagtccaggggccatgAGACCCGGGTGAGGGAGGTGTCCGTCTAAAGCAGGGTGATGCATCGGGTGCAGACGCCCCTGCTCGTAGTCTTCTCGAAGCAAGTGCAGACGTTCCCGCTCCTCTATGTGCGCCCGCTCTTGTTCCCGTCGTTGTTCCAAGGTCAGTCCGTGAGGGAGGTCTCGGTTAAAGTCATGTGGCTCACGGTCCCGATACAAGCGCTCCGCTTCATAAAGGCGCGACGCTGTTAACCGGTGCAGGGGGTCATTCCGCAGTAGCAAATCTCGAGCTAACGGATCCCTCCGGTGGATATCGAGTCCCCGGTAAGGGTCCCTCATGGGATCCCAATGAAAGGCAGGATAGGGGAACCTCTCTACCCCTGGGATGGGACTGATACCCATGAAGGGGGCCACCATACGAGTCCTCTCCAGACTACTGATACTGTTTATGGGATGCATACTGGGCATGCCCATGGGTACAGGCATTGAAGATGGAGGGTGGAGAGCAGCAGGAGGTGGTGCTTGTGGTGTGGATCTCTGCTCCGGGGATCTCCTTATGGGACCATCCTGCTCCTCTTTCCTCTCTTCTTTCACCTTCACTtcactgtttttcttttcataGGTGATATCTGACTTTTTCTCCAGAACATCTCGAGTCAGCCCACCGTTCACCCGATCTATGGTGCCTGACCGCATGTAGGGTGACGCTGTAACCCGATTTGCCAGCTTGTCTTCAGAAACCCGGCCGTCGTGGATGATGGGAGTGTCTTTGTCACTGTGGTGATTCTCCTTCATCTTGTGCTCATCTGTGTTGGAGTCTTTCCAGTCCGagtgctctcgctctctctcacgaTCTTTGGGCTTTTCTTTATCCCGAGATTCACTAGTGGGGATGTGGTTCCGGGAGGGCTCAGATGATCGGGTGTGACTCATCAGAGTGAGGGGGTTGACAGGAATCGGGGATGGGTGATTCTGGTGTCTCTTTTCTGCAGTTTCCCTAGAGATGAAACAGATCATTACTATGAGGCAAATTATTTTGCAATGACCAGCCAACAGTTCAGTAATAATACATGCTACCAATACTTATATATATCACTGACAAATGATATCATGTGACTGGTTAGTATCATCCATACAGCTCTACGCACCGCTCCTTATCTTTGTTGACTGATGAATCCCTTTTGTCCAGGTCACGTTCTCTCTCTCGTTCCCTTTCTCGTTCCCTTTCTCGTTCCCGTTCTCGTTCCCGTTCTCGTTCTCTCTCATGGGAGCTGACCGACACGCTGCGTTCAGTGTCTCCAGGTTTGAGCCAGGGAGGTGGGGTGGGGAAGGATGGCGGAGTGCGGTGGAGTCTGTTCCATGGCTCGTGGGGTCCGCTGAAGTGCTGTTGTGCGCTGGGTACATCTTTGTGGCCAAATACAGAGTTGGATGCTGggagacgtaaaaaaaaaaactacatggtGAGATTTTATTTATCTCTATCttttctatttcatgcatgagtAGGCTTACTCGATGTCAgaatattaaagagccacacagatgggaaatcaaaaataacctgtattacagtgtatgatgtagctgtccatcagtgtaaacaatgtgcaaaataattaaaccaaaaagtacacaatattaagtaattaaagataaagttattggcttctaaagtaatgagtcgactctgaatcgatgaaacgagtcgttatagatttcaaatcttttgcccatctctttGTACGTAAcgagaacactttgcataataatctccgcctaccgtcttgagagaaacggaactctgacctgccccacccccacacagaCACTCTGGTTAGcagttggtgtgatagcatcatgtcgaggagacagtgtgtttttaattgtaaaggcaagtttgttttattttcactgccaaagaatgaaaatcagaagaaccaatggctaaaattcattttgaccacaataccagagcagtacaacaaatcccttttgttgtgttgacAACATTTCACtaatgactgcttttctaatctcggtgagtacaaggcgggattttcaaaacgtttggccataaaaaagggttcattaccaactttatttggaccaacaagcatctccgaatcacaacctgtaagtatgattatgaagttatgtgtttgttttctcccaagcgtcttatcagtatgtcgcGCTAGCACTATATGTTAAtcctaacgcattgtttaccgagaagttgtaaaaaaaaagtgcctCTGCATCCTAACTCAAGCTATTATTAAATGAGCATTTCtaagagaaaaaaagtaataatattgttaaaataatcagGCAACCCAATCCTGTTTCTTGATTTGAAACAATTTTACTTATTAGAACATGCAGAAACTAAAaaattttttctatttatatatttattttgttaggaAAATGAATGGTCTGATTTCTACAACTTTCACTTCGGGGTCAAAAATctggctttaaaaaaataagatttgacATTTATTCTGATAACTATCGATATCGAtggatataaaaaaattatggtgattttttttttttgcccatattGTCCAGCCCTAACATAACAATTGACTAACTGGCACTCACCGAGTGCTGGGTTTCCCAGTCCACCAAAGGCTGCAGTGCTTAATGAGGCCAGACCTCCAAATGAAGACGGTCTGTTGAAGGGCTCTGTCAGTCAAAACGGGAACAAAGTATCAGTCAATGAAATTATTGTGTGAATCACCAATGAATTACAGCTTTCTTCATCGCAGaatgttatgatttaaaatgcccccccccccccccactgaaTCCTTAGTTAAAAAATTTAcagatatattaacattttagcaatatatatatatactaactaGGGATGccacaattttaaatataatattgaacCGTTAATttccatgcattttatttatttttagttttgacTTGGCCAGTCTCTGACATTGTGATCATTTcccaaaattgtatttgtttggaCATATTAAGAGGTCTGTAAATGACTGTTAAAAGAGGGCAGAGACGCTGAGGATAGATGCAATGATGAGAAGACTGTAACAGGCAGAGCAAGCTCACTGTTcaatatgtgtaaaatattggAAGAAAATACTAAATTTTGAATTGGAGGTTCACATAAATGTATTTCTGAGGTgaactgactgtcttcagaaaagttaggaggtattttcttttcatcttacctccataaaatgcattttaaagtagtgtttataagTGCTTCAGCTGCTTTGTAGGAGTAACCAAGGAAACGATGTTGCTGCTGTTgcataagtgccacctgctgtcggAGAGTAAATTTGCATGCTCATTcagtctgctgtttttgtttcgtTCAGTTGTTATTTAGCATAGTTTCACAAAGCTGaaatcagaccattctgtttttttgcttaaaattttgaaactatttaatctaatttaaataaaaaaataaataaaaaaaaactgcttatgcTACGTGtgtagcatctttgtttggattgtgATTAAATGGAATGGTTGCCTATTTTTACAGATAGCTTGTAACAGATCAAATAAGAATCTTGTTCATGTACGCCTATTTTCATTCTTTCTTGTCTCTTGCTTcaaaaaatgaaatcaattaaaaaagagagaaaaaaataaaaattgacatttGGAATTGGTAGTGCAATTCTACAAGTCTATTTATATTATACACGATTGTCTGAAAGTAGACTTTTATAAAAGTATGCAGGATTGTCTGAAAGTAGAATTTTATAAAAGAATGaatattgcaataaaaaagtttttctcaACCTCTTACTACTTCTGTCTCCTAAgcctagaaagaaagaaaaaaccctGATGTGCCATGCCCTCGAAACTGAACCAAACCAAAAACCTTGGTTAAAGAAACGGAGACGTGTATTGAACTGTGGGCTAATTgtatcgttgcatccctaatATCCACTGACTTTCAAAGAAGTGTTCAGTAACCCTTAATCCAGGGATGTCCAATCCTTCTCCTGGAGGGCCGATATCcagtagagtttagctccattcCTAATTAAAAGGTGTGCTCCGATTGATCTGCAGTCTCTATAAAGGCTGATCTCAAAAAACCGATCTCAAGCTGATGACGTGCATGCCGTCAGAGGTTTGGCATGACATGCAGCGGCACCGTCTCAGTCTTTGTCCGGCACAGGTGAAAAACTGTAATGCTGAAGGTGAGGTACAgttcatatttattcattaaataacgTTTAAAGTACCTAATTTGAAAACTTTCTATGagacataatttcacaaacagcatgagtgaatcactgtgtgtgctctctttctctcaaaatGCGCAAATGGCTTCAACTCAAATCACATCTGCACTATAAGTGAGCTGCATGCACGATGAACTATTAACACAGGAACGGTCACTTACACAACCGAGGCAGTGTTGCATCGTCACTAaagtttataaattgcatttatttcaaattcttGCCAGTGTTTAAGCCATTCAGTGCTCACCCACTCTCCATGAGactgtgaaaaagcattttaagtaacaatgtttggatttgaaatcaaaataatgaataaatgttgtgtttgtagtAAACCGCAATGGATGAGTTGCAGACTCCTGTGAAAAGTACAGTGAGCacctgctgcttctgcaccacttACATACCACACATGGACTGCATGCGCACTGCAAACGCTAACCCTAACCCATACAGCTCAAAAAATCAGGCTTGCACTGTGTGCAAGCTATTGTGCAACAATTATTGTAAAAGAAAATGCAGTGCATTATCAAAATttaagtgaaaaatatatatttttggaaaatgtaaaaaaaaaaaaaaaattccacataataaaaataaatctttcaaaATATTGGAATCAGTGACTATCGGCAGTTACTGCTTTCTGTGATCGGCTTCAAAAATCCTGATCGGAACACCCCTACTAATTAAACACACttaaaccagctaatcaaggtctgcaGGATTACTACAGACTTCCAGGCAAGTACATTGGGGCAAATTGGAGCTAAATTCTACAGGACATTGGCCTTCCCCCTGCCTTAGaatacacacacttcagtcaaGAATTAGCAGTTGTTGGTTGCACAGTGACACCTAATGGAGGAGTGTGAATGTGCATCTGTAAGTGTCTTGTCAACTTACCAAAGTGGGGTGCTGGGGTAAGAAAGTTGCTAGGATGATGTGAAGGGTGTCCAAAAGGTGCAGCTGAGGGATGTGTGGACCCTGAAACCAAGACAGATAATGATTACATTTCTTCCAATCTTATTAAAGCAAGTCTAAGGGTCTAGCTCAaaggttcccaattccagtcctggCGCCTCCCCACTCTGCGCACTTTGTATGCCTCTCTTATCTACATGCTCAGTTGAGGAGTGGGCTCCATTTGACTATATGGGAGTGGACTTCAAAGGGTTTTCTCCCTTCTTTAGGGATATTCCAATCCAAAGCAGGTGTGTTTGGTACAGTggtgttggtggtggtggtggggggtgggggtggaggGGGGGGTTGTTGGGGTTGGCGTGTTATTGTTTTGGGAACTCCTGGTCTAACTGCAAAAACTGCCTGGACAGTACATAATACAGTACAAACAACATGATTacactaaaatgtttttatcaaCAAAGCAGCTTACTTACAGCATAGATTGCTAACTATAATGGAAGCATTTAAGTTTTGTTACTTCACTCGCTTGCAGTATAGGTGGTGTGTAATGAGTATCAAGAAATGGGGACTAAAATTATTTAAGTAATACAATCTATTAAGAAACAAAAAATCACTAATATTAGTGCTGACTAACCCAAAGACATTGGAAGACCTGCTTTTGATCTGAGTAGTGACGGCGATCTCTCTCAACTCTGCTAAGATCTGGGACATCTACTCACCTGCTGCTGAGAAAAGCGATGCAGGTCGTGCCAAGTCATGAGGGTGATGGATAGCTCCAAAAAAGGTGGGACCTGGGGGTCGACTTAGGAACTCAGGTTTGAGGCCAAAGTCCAACTTGTGTGGGTCAACCTGCATctgctgctggagaaggccaggCACAAGAAATAATAAATGTGATACCCCTCTAAAATTACCTCAGAAATTAAAAAAGGCAGTATTCTATTCTGAAGATCAGAGTTAACAAAGAGGAGAAAAAAGAAAGCCACGAAGAGTATTTCTTTCCATATGTAATGCTGATCCTGATCTGAGGGTGCAGTAAAATTAAAATCTGATAATGTACGCAAATCTCACCTTTACTTTCTGTTGGTGGTGGTAAATTTGCCAGGCTATATGGACATGCATAGCACACCACTTTCCTGGTTTCTGTAGAGACAGAAaagatatgaaaatattatttataatttaatgtaatatcattgaac
Above is a window of Carassius auratus strain Wakin chromosome 35, ASM336829v1, whole genome shotgun sequence DNA encoding:
- the LOC113054345 gene encoding autism susceptibility gene 2 protein homolog isoform X5; the protein is MIKSSWFYVKFKYNEKLKPGQNNCKESDSESVSGESKPSIRSSSRDRLTDCDSESDQEDKGSDAGSEKLFSTAAFKVPDFSIDKLSTNACQELQGLGIPKVSGLERSQEKSQESSRELSSATPSLVSTSHPKPPLPTPLHIQPPPSNRGIPLTPSPVQTQHPCPDRPLRPLSPPTTLPQTQGQEPSQAPPAQPHHPPEPPPHPRPSRTPGIYHHPPSSALPAQQNPTQPVQHRPPSRCHSRPISAYSSSLSLNGLSSRSSTPGKLPGPAPAPHLHHHQPAPTGAEASFPLPLPANPTAPHTFPPSLPPSTHPHHTNMFASPAALPPPPPLTSNTLPVPGHQAGSAYSEQDLLRQELNTRFLASQSADRGASLGPPPYLRTEFHQHQHQHQHQHTHQHTHQHTFTPFPHAIMPTPAPPMVRTPGRNFDKYPNKVDPFYRHSLFHSYPPAVSGIPPVIPPTGPFGSLQGAFQPKTSNPLDVAARPGAVPHTLLQKDPRLTDPFRPVLRKPGKWCAMHVHIAWQIYHHQQKVKQQMQVDPHKLDFGLKPEFLSRPPGPTFFGAIHHPHDLARPASLFSAAGSTHPSAAPFGHPSHHPSNFLTPAPHFEPFNRPSSFGGLASLSTAAFGGLGNPALASNSVFGHKDVPSAQQHFSGPHEPWNRLHRTPPSFPTPPPWLKPGDTERSVSVSSHERERERERERERERERERERERERDLDKRDSSVNKDKERETAEKRHQNHPSPIPVNPLTLMSHTRSSEPSRNHIPTSESRDKEKPKDREREREHSDWKDSNTDEHKMKENHHSDKDTPIIHDGRVSEDKLANRVTASPYMRSGTIDRVNGGLTRDVLEKKSDITYEKKNSEVKVKEERKEEQDGPIRRSPEQRSTPQAPPPAALHPPSSMPVPMGMPSMHPINSISSLERTRMVAPFMGISPIPGVERFPYPAFHWDPMRDPYRGLDIHRRDPLARDLLLRNDPLHRLTASRLYEAERLYRDREPHDFNRDLPHGLTLEQRREQERAHIEERERLHLLREDYEQGRLHPMHHPALDGHLPHPGLMAPGLPSMHYPRVSPSSAIAAQNGILNKTPPTASLSAPPPLIPTLGARSTSPRRTTPLGTDIRDRPPSHTHKDIEAR